The following are from one region of the Salicibibacter kimchii genome:
- a CDS encoding ABC transporter permease, which produces MSFREIFKRFTKHRVAFISFIFLALLTIVAIFAPLITPYHVEEQNYQNLMASPSLQHWLGTDELGRDVLSRIIMGARAAIQAGLIAILIPLFIGVPLGIISGYFGGIIDEIFMRIVDGIIAIPAILLALGITAALGVNLWNAMIAIGIVFTPQFARLARGQTLQVRSEPYVHAAKISGAGANWTMFKHIIPNIFPPIVVQASFNISYAILVEASLSFLGLGAQSPQISWGGMLEQAYSLMHIAPLLMLFPGLAILCTLLAGNFMGDGLRVAIDPRLKRV; this is translated from the coding sequence ATGAGTTTTCGAGAAATTTTTAAAAGGTTTACTAAGCATAGGGTAGCCTTTATAAGTTTTATATTTTTGGCGCTCCTGACCATTGTCGCTATATTTGCTCCGCTTATTACACCTTATCATGTTGAAGAACAAAATTATCAAAACTTAATGGCGAGCCCGAGCCTTCAACATTGGCTCGGCACTGATGAGTTAGGAAGAGATGTTTTAAGTCGAATTATTATGGGGGCAAGAGCTGCGATTCAAGCTGGGTTAATTGCCATACTCATCCCTTTATTTATTGGTGTACCCCTAGGAATTATTTCTGGTTATTTCGGGGGGATCATTGATGAAATATTTATGAGAATTGTAGATGGAATAATAGCCATCCCTGCGATTTTGTTAGCACTGGGAATTACTGCTGCTTTAGGAGTTAATCTTTGGAACGCTATGATTGCAATTGGGATTGTTTTTACCCCTCAATTTGCAAGATTGGCTAGAGGTCAAACGTTGCAGGTTCGCTCTGAACCTTATGTACATGCAGCAAAAATATCTGGTGCAGGTGCAAATTGGACAATGTTTAAACATATTATACCAAATATTTTCCCACCTATTGTCGTGCAGGCTTCTTTCAATATAAGCTATGCGATCCTTGTGGAAGCATCTTTGAGTTTTCTCGGATTAGGTGCACAGTCTCCACAAATCAGTTGGGGAGGTATGCTTGAGCAAGCTTATAGTCTGATGCATATAGCTCCGCTACTTATGTTATTTCCAGGTTTAGCAATCTTATGTACTCTGTTAGCTGGAAATTTTATGGGCGATGGTCTGAGAGTAGCAATAGACCCCCGATTAAAAAGAGTGTAA
- a CDS encoding ABC transporter permease codes for MFIKFLIRRIVYVLPMMLITTFIVFSFILLIPGDPALAILGENATEENLQMLREQLGLNQPVLIQYFTWLADVFRGDLGESLFTGQAVEEAVFSRLGVTFQLVTTSILIAIIAGTILAILSVLKPKSWIDQFSRFISTLGAAIPNFWLAMLLLAAFSLALGWFPATGFISITEDPIGFLRSVLLPAIALGAVGMAQITRHLRSALIEVLEADYIRTAYSKGLNVRQTIINHSLRNALLPVVTTIGILYGNLIGATVVIESIFAIPGMGQLAVDSILQRDFPMLQGVVLVMIVIIIIINFATDIIYSLLDPRIEYD; via the coding sequence ATGTTTATAAAATTTTTGATTAGGCGAATTGTATACGTTCTTCCTATGATGTTAATTACAACATTTATTGTATTTTCTTTTATATTGTTGATTCCAGGTGATCCAGCACTTGCAATACTAGGGGAAAATGCTACTGAGGAAAATTTACAAATGCTTAGAGAACAATTGGGACTTAATCAACCTGTTCTTATACAGTATTTCACTTGGTTAGCAGATGTGTTTCGGGGAGATTTAGGGGAATCGTTGTTTACTGGACAAGCGGTTGAAGAAGCCGTGTTTAGTAGATTAGGAGTAACTTTTCAACTTGTTACAACCTCAATATTGATAGCAATTATTGCTGGCACTATTTTAGCAATTTTGTCTGTACTAAAACCTAAGAGTTGGATTGATCAGTTTTCCCGATTTATAAGTACATTGGGAGCTGCAATTCCCAATTTCTGGTTAGCCATGCTATTGTTAGCCGCTTTCAGCCTAGCTTTAGGTTGGTTCCCCGCAACAGGGTTTATCAGTATAACTGAAGATCCAATAGGTTTTCTTAGGAGTGTTCTACTTCCTGCAATTGCATTAGGGGCAGTTGGGATGGCTCAAATAACTAGGCATTTGAGGTCAGCATTGATAGAGGTGTTAGAGGCAGATTACATTAGAACAGCTTATTCAAAAGGGTTAAACGTTCGCCAGACTATAATCAACCACAGTTTAAGAAATGCCTTGTTACCGGTAGTAACAACGATAGGGATTTTGTATGGGAATTTAATAGGTGCAACAGTAGTTATCGAATCAATTTTCGCTATTCCGGGTATGGGTCAACTGGCTGTCGATTCTATCTTACAAAGAGATTTTCCCATGCTACAAGGAGTGGTATTGGTAATGATTGTGATCATTATTATCATCAATTTTGCAACCGATATCATTTATTCGCTGCTAGATCCTCGCATTGAATATGATTGA
- a CDS encoding acetyl-CoA carboxylase biotin carboxyl carrier protein subunit — protein MKQITASMSGTAWKVLVSEGEKVEVNDELIILESMKMEIPIEAEVSGHIKAVHKNEGDFVNEGEVIVEIEA, from the coding sequence ATGAAACAGATTACAGCAAGTATGAGTGGAACTGCATGGAAGGTATTGGTGAGTGAAGGCGAGAAAGTTGAAGTTAATGATGAGTTAATCATCTTAGAATCCATGAAAATGGAAATACCCATTGAGGCAGAAGTTTCAGGGCACATCAAAGCCGTCCATAAAAATGAAGGTGATTTTGTAAATGAAGGAGAAGTTATCGTCGAGATTGAGGCATGA
- a CDS encoding ABC transporter substrate-binding protein, with product MQNLIKRHLLSFIVLMLFIITGCSNDETTGSAQDTESQKVRVGFNANLDNFDPVHGSSGSDHALLYPVYDTLISFDEDLEPEPGLAESWEFTDNETLQLNLRDDVLFHDGTPFNAEAVKFNIDRGISEESPLSDLSSINGVEIMDELTVNLHLAEPDSSLVLALADRGGMMVSPTALEEGGDSYGQAAVGAGPFEVEEWSPNDRIVYTKFDGYWQDDHPKTDQLEVLIMQDEITRINALQNDEIDFAYRLPSGDIFSLENDPSIDIVESQAVPVHILYLNTSQSPFDNKSVRRAIQFGINREELSQAIDYGQGEGAYQPFPSDYWVYNEDLQDLYDPDKARSILEEEGLDNVSVSIGYNATAYYARAVDVLRQQLDDIGIQLNTEAMEITTATATYFDEQSVPALLSRWTGRPDPHMTMSLLFSEGSYYNTGSHTTEEINTLLNEAAAVTEDEDKRAEIYGEISRIAVEEEAIMIPLVFQPEVIGMHNDVKGYEGNLLGKPRFDLLWKES from the coding sequence ATGCAAAATTTAATAAAGAGGCATTTGCTTTCTTTTATTGTTCTAATGCTCTTTATTATCACTGGCTGTTCCAATGACGAGACGACTGGAAGTGCACAAGATACTGAAAGTCAAAAGGTGAGGGTTGGTTTTAATGCTAATTTGGATAATTTTGATCCGGTTCATGGTAGTAGCGGCAGTGATCATGCCTTACTTTACCCAGTGTATGATACATTGATTTCTTTTGATGAAGATTTAGAACCAGAACCTGGTTTGGCCGAATCCTGGGAATTTACAGATAATGAGACGTTACAACTCAATCTTAGAGATGATGTATTATTTCACGATGGAACTCCGTTTAATGCCGAAGCCGTTAAGTTCAATATAGACAGAGGAATTTCAGAGGAATCACCCCTCAGTGATCTTTCCTCTATTAATGGAGTTGAGATCATGGATGAATTGACCGTAAACTTACATTTGGCTGAACCGGATTCTTCATTAGTTCTTGCTTTGGCTGACCGAGGTGGGATGATGGTTTCTCCAACGGCCTTGGAAGAAGGGGGGGATTCTTATGGGCAAGCGGCAGTAGGAGCTGGCCCATTTGAAGTAGAAGAATGGTCCCCGAATGATAGGATTGTTTATACTAAGTTTGATGGTTATTGGCAGGATGATCATCCTAAGACTGATCAACTGGAAGTATTGATCATGCAAGATGAAATTACACGTATAAATGCATTGCAAAATGATGAAATCGACTTTGCCTATCGGTTACCATCTGGGGATATCTTTAGTTTAGAAAATGATCCTAGCATAGATATTGTTGAATCACAAGCCGTTCCAGTTCATATACTTTATTTAAATACATCCCAATCACCTTTTGATAATAAATCAGTTAGAAGGGCTATACAATTTGGTATCAATCGTGAAGAGTTGAGTCAAGCTATAGACTATGGACAAGGGGAAGGAGCTTATCAACCTTTTCCGAGTGATTATTGGGTATATAATGAAGATTTACAAGACTTGTATGATCCCGATAAAGCAAGAAGCATATTGGAAGAAGAGGGTTTGGATAACGTTTCTGTGTCTATAGGGTATAATGCAACAGCGTACTACGCTCGAGCAGTCGATGTATTAAGACAACAACTCGACGACATAGGAATACAATTAAATACTGAGGCAATGGAAATTACAACGGCCACAGCAACTTATTTTGATGAGCAATCAGTGCCAGCCTTATTATCTAGATGGACCGGTCGCCCTGATCCTCATATGACAATGTCACTTCTTTTTAGTGAAGGTAGTTATTATAATACAGGGAGTCATACTACCGAAGAAATCAATACATTGCTCAATGAAGCGGCGGCCGTAACAGAAGATGAGGATAAACGAGCAGAAATATATGGTGAGATAAGTAGAATTGCTGTAGAAGAAGAAGCGATAATGATCCCTTTGGTTTTTCAGCCGGAAGTGATCGGTATGCATAATGATGTAAAAGGATATGAAGGAAATTTGTTAGGAAAACCTAGATTTGATTTATTGTGGAAAGAAAGTTAA
- a CDS encoding ABC transporter ATP-binding protein: MEEVESVIEVKNLKAYIPIDPRTEINPVNDVSFSINKGEIVALVGESGSGKSVTALSIMGLNSPSIKYHKESAINFEGKNLMGMGDRNLRTIRGNDISMIFQDPMFSLNPVHKIGKQISEALILHKNVIYKKVKNEVYEILNKVGVSDPGRQMDNYPHQLSGGMRQRVMIAMALICQPSLLIADEPTTALDVTIQAQILDIMKNLQKDTDLSMLLITHDLGVVAEMADRILVMYSGKVVEEGDAYSIFKQPLHPYTEGLMSSIPTLEGESEEQLEAIPGTVPNPSELPKGCNFYGRCKYGTEKCKEQEPILEPLNGNRVSCWYPLKGRNDMSG; the protein is encoded by the coding sequence GTGGAAGAAGTAGAAAGTGTTATAGAAGTGAAAAATCTAAAAGCGTATATTCCTATTGATCCTAGGACGGAAATTAACCCGGTTAATGATGTCTCTTTTTCTATAAATAAAGGAGAAATTGTAGCTCTAGTTGGTGAATCAGGAAGTGGAAAAAGTGTTACAGCTCTTTCTATCATGGGACTTAATTCTCCTTCTATAAAATATCATAAGGAAAGTGCGATAAATTTTGAGGGCAAAAATTTGATGGGGATGGGTGATAGAAATTTAAGGACGATAAGAGGTAACGATATTTCCATGATTTTTCAAGATCCGATGTTTTCATTAAACCCAGTTCATAAAATTGGTAAACAGATTTCAGAAGCTCTCATTCTTCATAAGAATGTAATTTATAAAAAAGTGAAAAATGAAGTATACGAGATACTCAACAAAGTAGGAGTGTCAGATCCAGGCAGACAAATGGACAACTACCCCCATCAGTTATCGGGTGGGATGAGGCAACGAGTTATGATTGCTATGGCGCTAATATGTCAACCGTCCTTGTTAATAGCAGATGAGCCAACGACTGCTTTGGATGTAACAATACAAGCGCAAATACTAGATATTATGAAAAATTTACAGAAAGATACAGATTTATCAATGTTATTAATAACACATGACCTGGGTGTTGTTGCTGAAATGGCTGATAGGATTCTGGTAATGTATAGTGGAAAGGTTGTTGAAGAAGGGGATGCGTATTCTATTTTTAAACAGCCTCTTCACCCATATACTGAAGGTTTAATGTCTAGTATACCCACACTCGAGGGAGAATCTGAAGAGCAGCTTGAAGCTATTCCCGGTACAGTGCCTAACCCATCAGAACTTCCTAAGGGTTGTAATTTTTATGGTCGTTGTAAATATGGTACGGAGAAATGTAAAGAACAAGAACCAATCTTAGAACCGCTTAATGGAAATCGTGTATCATGCTGGTATCCACTGAAAGGAAGGAATGATATGAGTGGTTGA
- a CDS encoding AMP-binding protein: protein MNEENYLSELQDLRSKNWPDSLPSKPNYPFGEKPLTEYLEKWAQISPDKACIIYYGREISFDEMNDMSNRFASYLSSIGCKKGDRIAVFLPNCPQFLIAFYGILKIGCIHVPVNPMFKEYELNYELNDSGASVLITLDQLYPTAEKVVIETGVNSVITTSLSDYLPKTPTMQINKSMSNPKIEYEDAVDFEDILKNCKQDYPKPEIHLDDIAALNYTGGTTGMPKGCMHTQRNMIYTAANSATFSSKVSSEDIRLNYLPIFWIAGENTGVISPIFNGITQILLYRWDPVAVLDAIQRYKVTIFGGVTDNIIELINRPDIQDYDLSSIDTTMVSSFIKKVNIFYRDRWEKITGSILREASFGMTETHTADTFTTGMQEGNKDLYMRPIFVGFPVPNTEIKIVDFNTKESLPQETEGEIVIRTPSLMSGYWNKPEQTAETIKDNWFYTGDIGVINEEGYLHFLGRKKEMLKVNGMSVFPSELENIISKHEAVAACGVIGLDDTDKGQIPIAVIKLEKTYEDISIDELEKYCEKNMANYKKPIIKIMEEMPLTTTGKIKKDKLQEIIKSNMRSL, encoded by the coding sequence ATGAATGAAGAAAATTATCTTTCAGAACTTCAGGATCTTCGGAGTAAAAACTGGCCAGACAGCTTGCCATCAAAACCAAATTATCCATTTGGGGAAAAACCGCTAACTGAATATCTGGAGAAATGGGCTCAGATTTCACCTGATAAAGCATGCATCATTTATTACGGAAGAGAAATATCATTCGATGAAATGAATGATATGAGTAATCGCTTCGCTTCTTATCTATCGAGTATTGGGTGTAAAAAAGGCGATCGAATAGCTGTTTTTTTACCGAATTGTCCCCAATTTCTCATCGCGTTTTATGGAATTCTCAAGATAGGTTGTATCCATGTGCCAGTTAATCCAATGTTCAAGGAATATGAATTAAATTATGAGTTAAATGATAGTGGTGCTTCCGTTTTAATAACACTTGATCAATTATACCCAACTGCTGAAAAAGTTGTAATTGAAACGGGAGTGAACTCAGTAATAACAACAAGCTTATCAGACTATTTACCAAAAACCCCCACAATGCAAATAAACAAGTCAATGTCTAACCCTAAAATCGAGTATGAGGACGCTGTGGATTTCGAGGACATTCTTAAAAATTGTAAACAGGACTACCCTAAACCAGAAATACACTTAGATGATATCGCAGCATTAAATTACACGGGCGGGACCACTGGCATGCCTAAAGGGTGTATGCATACACAAAGAAATATGATTTATACCGCAGCAAATAGCGCAACATTTAGTAGCAAGGTATCAAGCGAAGATATTCGCCTGAACTACTTACCCATTTTTTGGATTGCTGGAGAGAATACAGGCGTTATTTCTCCAATTTTCAATGGTATTACTCAGATTTTATTATACCGATGGGATCCTGTAGCTGTACTGGATGCTATTCAAAGATATAAAGTTACAATTTTTGGTGGGGTTACGGATAATATAATTGAGTTAATCAACAGGCCTGACATTCAAGATTATGATCTATCCTCTATAGACACAACAATGGTAAGTTCGTTTATAAAAAAGGTGAATATTTTTTATAGAGATAGATGGGAAAAGATAACAGGAAGCATATTAAGAGAAGCGTCTTTTGGCATGACAGAAACACATACTGCGGATACCTTTACGACAGGAATGCAAGAAGGAAATAAAGATCTCTATATGAGACCTATATTTGTAGGATTTCCAGTTCCAAACACTGAAATTAAAATTGTTGATTTTAATACTAAGGAATCGTTGCCACAAGAAACAGAAGGCGAAATTGTTATTAGAACACCCTCACTAATGAGCGGATATTGGAATAAACCTGAGCAAACAGCAGAAACAATAAAAGATAACTGGTTTTATACAGGCGATATTGGTGTGATAAATGAAGAAGGCTATTTACATTTTCTGGGCAGGAAAAAAGAAATGCTGAAAGTTAATGGAATGAGTGTCTTTCCTTCTGAATTAGAGAATATCATTAGTAAGCACGAAGCTGTTGCTGCTTGTGGAGTTATTGGGTTAGATGATACCGATAAGGGGCAAATTCCAATAGCTGTAATTAAATTGGAAAAGACTTATGAAGATATTTCGATCGATGAGTTGGAAAAGTATTGTGAAAAGAACATGGCGAATTACAAAAAACCTATCATTAAAATAATGGAAGAAATGCCATTAACAACTACAGGGAAAATAAAGAAAGATAAATTACAGGAAATTATCAAATCAAATATGAGGAGTTTATAA
- a CDS encoding CaiB/BaiF CoA transferase family protein, translating to MPALTGVRVLDFTHYIAGPYCSQILADHGADVIKVEHLEGETGREAEPKFDEKSLYFASQNRNKRALTLNLKSIEGRDIVQRLVETADILVTNYGLGVPERLGIGYKDITSINPEIIMVHITGFGATGPYRDRAAFDGIIQSMSGLADLTGDPEGLPTNVGFYIADHIAGLQGAMGTMLALQSRERTGKGQYVDISMLDGLISMLGYYPGDVLLSGKNHSRAGVSDPRAFASIFPTKDNGFVYIAPVRQPMWENFARMIGRKEWLDPDSPFYSREARLEKENREELEAMISEWTSQHTKMEIVSLLQNEKIPCGPVQTLLDVVHDPQVRERSMIKTVRTTDGEDLPVPGVPIKLNETPANEVSDLPEIGQHSNEILMELGLSPQEINFLKQEKVI from the coding sequence ATGCCTGCATTAACGGGAGTACGAGTCCTTGATTTTACTCATTATATAGCCGGTCCTTATTGCAGCCAAATATTAGCTGATCATGGTGCTGATGTTATTAAGGTGGAGCATTTGGAAGGAGAAACCGGCCGCGAGGCAGAGCCGAAATTTGATGAAAAAAGTTTATATTTTGCCTCTCAAAACCGGAATAAAAGAGCTTTGACGTTGAATTTAAAATCAATAGAAGGTCGAGACATTGTCCAGCGGTTGGTAGAAACTGCGGATATTTTGGTAACTAATTATGGTTTAGGTGTCCCTGAGAGATTGGGGATTGGGTATAAAGATATTACTTCCATTAATCCGGAAATAATAATGGTTCATATTACAGGTTTTGGAGCTACAGGCCCATATCGAGATCGTGCTGCTTTTGACGGAATTATTCAATCAATGAGCGGATTGGCTGATCTTACAGGGGACCCGGAAGGGCTTCCTACAAATGTAGGGTTTTATATTGCTGATCATATTGCAGGTCTACAAGGAGCAATGGGGACAATGCTCGCTCTTCAAAGCCGGGAGCGAACGGGAAAAGGACAATATGTTGATATCAGCATGCTCGATGGACTTATCTCCATGTTGGGCTATTATCCCGGGGATGTTTTGCTGTCTGGAAAGAATCATTCACGTGCCGGTGTCAGTGATCCTCGTGCATTTGCCAGTATTTTTCCGACGAAGGATAATGGATTTGTTTATATTGCCCCCGTGCGTCAACCGATGTGGGAGAACTTTGCAAGGATGATAGGGCGGAAGGAGTGGTTGGACCCCGATTCGCCATTTTATAGCCGGGAAGCGCGTTTAGAAAAAGAGAATAGAGAAGAATTGGAAGCGATGATTTCTGAGTGGACCAGTCAACATACAAAAATGGAGATTGTTTCCCTTCTTCAGAATGAAAAAATTCCGTGCGGGCCTGTTCAAACTTTGCTGGATGTGGTTCATGATCCACAGGTGAGGGAGCGGTCAATGATTAAAACAGTGCGCACAACGGACGGCGAAGATCTCCCAGTACCTGGAGTTCCAATTAAGCTTAATGAGACTCCTGCAAATGAGGTTAGCGATCTGCCGGAAATTGGTCAGCATTCTAATGAAATTTTGATGGAACTTGGACTCTCCCCTCAAGAAATAAATTTTTTGAAACAAGAAAAAGTTATTTGA
- a CDS encoding acetyl-CoA carboxylase biotin carboxylase subunit: MFKKVLVANRGAIAARIIRALKELNVSIVAVYSEADKNLSYLDLADEAYGLGGSSAKDSYLNQALLIDIIKRSGTDAVHPGYGFLSENTAFASKLEDIGVHFIGPSSALINLMGDKNRARQKMSEFSMPVGKGSGVLSDDEKEIKNAAKEIGYPVLVKPANGGGGIGMFPVYSEEKLLDMVKKAKGIAEKYFSDQNVYLEKYFEKPRHVEFQILADANNNVMHLYERDCSIQRRHQKIIEESPAPNIPEGEILEIAGKVQKSVQSLGYDNVGTVEMLRGQDGSYSFLEMNTRLQVEHAVTEEVLNIDLVKAQVLSAAGVALNDIVPNDTHRTGHAIEVRIYAEDPITFYPAPGTLKQYKLPEVEGIRVETGFKEGNDITPYYDPMIAKIIAHDETRKDAITKLVSYLETIIIEGVKTNIPFLIFTLESEEFLNGDIDTDLANVLVERMKKEKQLQ; encoded by the coding sequence ATGTTTAAAAAAGTGCTTGTAGCTAACCGAGGAGCGATAGCTGCACGTATTATCAGAGCTTTAAAAGAATTAAATGTATCAATCGTGGCTGTATATTCTGAAGCAGATAAAAACTTATCATATTTAGATCTTGCTGATGAAGCATATGGCTTAGGTGGATCGTCAGCAAAAGATAGTTATTTAAACCAAGCGCTACTGATCGATATTATTAAACGTTCGGGTACAGATGCGGTTCATCCTGGATATGGCTTTTTATCAGAAAACACGGCGTTTGCAAGTAAGCTTGAAGATATTGGTGTACATTTTATTGGACCGTCGTCTGCGCTGATTAATCTAATGGGTGATAAAAACCGAGCCAGACAAAAGATGTCGGAATTTAGTATGCCCGTAGGAAAAGGATCGGGTGTATTAAGTGATGATGAGAAAGAGATAAAAAATGCCGCTAAGGAAATAGGTTATCCGGTTTTAGTCAAGCCGGCAAATGGTGGCGGTGGGATTGGAATGTTTCCCGTATACAGCGAAGAAAAATTGCTGGACATGGTTAAAAAAGCTAAAGGGATAGCAGAAAAATATTTCTCAGACCAAAACGTCTATTTGGAAAAATATTTTGAAAAGCCTAGACATGTTGAATTTCAAATACTGGCGGATGCTAACAACAATGTTATGCACCTCTATGAGCGAGATTGTTCGATTCAAAGAAGACATCAAAAGATCATTGAAGAATCCCCGGCGCCTAACATTCCTGAGGGAGAAATATTAGAAATCGCTGGGAAAGTCCAGAAGTCTGTTCAATCATTAGGTTATGACAATGTTGGGACCGTTGAAATGTTGCGAGGGCAAGATGGCAGTTATAGCTTTTTAGAAATGAACACGCGATTACAGGTCGAACATGCGGTTACAGAGGAAGTTTTGAATATTGATTTGGTAAAAGCTCAAGTGTTATCTGCGGCTGGCGTAGCTCTGAACGACATTGTTCCAAATGATACGCATCGAACGGGACATGCTATTGAAGTTCGAATATATGCAGAAGATCCGATCACTTTCTATCCGGCTCCCGGCACATTAAAACAATATAAATTACCAGAAGTAGAGGGGATCCGTGTAGAGACGGGATTCAAAGAAGGAAATGACATTACGCCATATTACGATCCTATGATTGCAAAAATTATCGCACATGATGAAACGCGAAAGGACGCCATTACAAAGTTAGTTTCTTACTTAGAAACAATCATTATTGAGGGTGTAAAAACGAATATTCCGTTTTTAATATTTACACTGGAATCAGAAGAATTTCTCAATGGAGATATTGATACAGATTTAGCAAATGTGTTAGTAGAACGAATGAAAAAAGAAAAACAACTTCAATAA
- a CDS encoding ABC transporter ATP-binding protein: MVDPIVSLKNVKKYYPADSGLFGNKKKWIKAVDGINMDINPGETIGLVGESGSGKSTMGRVLVGLEKPTVGEVTFQGIGIENYKKKDLGKEMQMIFQDPYSSLNPRMTTANIIAEPLVLHDIGTKKERKKRVDELLERVGLSSSHGKRYPSEFSGGQRQRLGIARALALEPKLIVCDEPVSALDVSIQAQILNLLKDIQKDMSLSYLFIAHGIQAVKYISDKIAVMYLGKVVEFANKEDLFKQPYHPYTKSLLSAVPKPDPELRDRERIILKGDIPSPANPPSGCSFHTRCPKVMDKCKGSEPTLEYVSNKSMVSCYLYEEVNEVKESS, from the coding sequence GTGGTTGATCCAATAGTATCATTAAAAAATGTGAAGAAATACTATCCAGCTGATAGTGGTTTATTTGGAAATAAAAAAAAATGGATAAAAGCTGTTGACGGTATCAATATGGATATTAATCCTGGGGAAACCATTGGATTAGTAGGTGAGTCAGGAAGTGGAAAGTCTACTATGGGAAGAGTTTTAGTTGGTTTGGAGAAACCTACTGTTGGAGAGGTCACTTTTCAAGGCATTGGAATAGAGAACTACAAAAAAAAAGATTTGGGTAAAGAAATGCAAATGATTTTTCAGGATCCTTACTCTTCTTTGAATCCTAGAATGACTACTGCAAATATTATAGCTGAACCGTTAGTTTTACATGATATAGGAACAAAAAAAGAGAGAAAAAAAAGGGTAGATGAACTTCTTGAACGTGTAGGATTATCCTCTTCTCACGGCAAACGATACCCATCAGAATTTTCTGGTGGACAGCGACAAAGACTTGGTATTGCCAGAGCGTTAGCGCTTGAACCAAAGTTAATTGTATGCGATGAACCTGTATCGGCATTGGACGTTTCAATACAAGCGCAAATACTTAATTTGCTAAAGGATATTCAAAAAGATATGAGCTTATCTTATTTGTTTATTGCACATGGAATACAAGCTGTAAAATACATTAGTGATAAAATTGCCGTTATGTATTTAGGAAAGGTTGTTGAGTTTGCCAATAAAGAAGATTTATTTAAACAACCTTACCACCCTTATACGAAATCTTTGTTATCTGCTGTTCCCAAGCCTGATCCAGAACTAAGGGATAGAGAAAGAATAATTTTAAAGGGTGATATACCAAGCCCTGCTAATCCACCATCTGGTTGTAGTTTTCATACTAGATGTCCAAAGGTGATGGATAAGTGTAAAGGATCCGAACCAACTTTGGAGTATGTTTCAAATAAGAGCATGGTTTCTTGTTATTTGTATGAAGAAGTTAATGAAGTTAAAGAAAGTAGCTAA